The genomic window CAAGGGGCACGAGGTCAATCTCTTCTTCATAGACGCGGGGGTGATGTGGGCGAACAAGGAGAGAGACCTCACCCTGAAAACCACGACGGGAGACTGTCCGGGGGATTATCTGCCCTACCTCGTCGAGAATGAAGTTCGAGTGGGTGTCTGCACCCCCTGCGCAAGAAACCGCAAGCTCGACGAGGCCAAATTCTACCATAACATGGCCCTCGACGGCGGTCCGCACCTGATCGACATGGCCGCTGAATCGAAGGTGTTCAATTTCTAGCAGCCCGCGGGACCCCCACCGCACGGCGCCCGGCTTCAAGCCCTTGCGGCAATGACGATGACGGCCTTCCGGTCTTATGGCGGTTTGCAGGAAAGGCCGGGCGTTCCCGTGACATTCGCGCAGTTCATTCTGGATTTACGGCATGACTTTGTGTTAAGTGAGCCCGGGCAAAGAACTGCCGCCTGCATCATCTGTAAACGAGAATGGAGAAATCGGCGTGATCATCTGTTTTCCCACGGAAAAACCGCAGGGGCTCGCCAGCATGGTTCTCGACCTTTTTGGTTCGGCTCCCGGCTTTGTCATTGTGGATACGGAAGCAAAAAGCGTTGACGAAATCAGGAACAGCGATCTCTGCCACGTTCACGGCATGTGCGAACCGTCGAAAGCCCTTGGGGGGCGTGCGGTCGATGCGGTGGTGGCCGGGGGCATCGGCAGTGAAGCGTTGACGAGGCTCAGAGCCCAGGGGGTCAAAGTGTATCGTGCGGTCCACGGCACGGTGGGACAAAACATCGTGCTCATCCTCGGCAGGAAACTGGCCGAATTCGACGCTCAATCCAGCTGCGAATGCCGCAACGGGGGCGGATGCCGTCGCTGATTGCGCCCCTGAAAAAACAAGAGCGGTTTTCCGTGCCGGCCGTCATTTCCCCGATTCCACCCATCGCACCGCATTCCGGATTGCTCATGGTCCGGGGACTTCCCGATAGAAGGGATACCGTCCTCGGACCGCTCGCCCTCCTTTTTACCCCGGCGCCTCCATCGTGAAATCATTTGCGGATCGCACCGGGCGGGTTCTCCGGTTCGCTCCGAACGCTTCCCAGTCCCGTCCCGGCATCGATGCTCGCCGACGGGTGCGCACTTCTTTGGCAATCCCCACGACCAAA from Syntrophobacter fumaroxidans MPOB includes these protein-coding regions:
- a CDS encoding DsrE family protein gives rise to the protein MASFLFILSKDENEAATRCFQFARIAHSKGHEVNLFFIDAGVMWANKERDLTLKTTTGDCPGDYLPYLVENEVRVGVCTPCARNRKLDEAKFYHNMALDGGPHLIDMAAESKVFNF
- a CDS encoding NifB/NifX family molybdenum-iron cluster-binding protein codes for the protein MIICFPTEKPQGLASMVLDLFGSAPGFVIVDTEAKSVDEIRNSDLCHVHGMCEPSKALGGRAVDAVVAGGIGSEALTRLRAQGVKVYRAVHGTVGQNIVLILGRKLAEFDAQSSCECRNGGGCRR